One Alnus glutinosa chromosome 3, dhAlnGlut1.1, whole genome shotgun sequence genomic region harbors:
- the LOC133864013 gene encoding scarecrow-like protein 32: MMQFTEAPPQPFTHQMTPFSNPTMNKSQIHRTRPWPGFPTSKSLGSFGDANCMEQLLVHCANAIESNDATLAQQILWVLNNIAPPDGDSNQRLACGFLRALIARAAKSGSCKLQLAALANANTNLAIDTHRFSVIELASFVDLTPWRRFGFTAANAAILEAVEGYSVIHIVDLSLTHCMQIPTLIDAIANRHEVPPLVKLTVATAIDDFPPTLDLSYEELGSKLVNFARSKNVMMEFRVSPSSYKDGFATLIEEIRMQHLVYAESGEALVVNCHMMLHYIPEESFESCYAFDQSSSLRTMFLKGLRSLDPTVVILVDEDADLTSNNMVCRLRSAFNYLWIPYDTMDTFLPHGSKQRQWYEADICWKIENVIAHEGLQRVERLEPRSRWVQRMRNANFRGVSFGEDAVSEVKTMLDEHAAGWGLKKEEEDLVLTWKGHNVVFATAWLPA, from the coding sequence atgATGCAATTCACTGAGGCTCCACCACAACCCTTCACGCACCAAATGACTCCATTTTCCAATCCCACCATGAACAAAAGCCAAATTCATAGGACTCGGCCGTGGCCCGGCTTTCCCACATCAAAATCCTTAGGAAGCTTCGGTGATGCCAATTGCATGGAGCAACTACTCGTCCACTGCGCCAACGCAATCGAAAGCAACGACGCCACTCTAGCCCAACAAATCCTATGGGTCTTGAACAATATTGCACCCCCCGACGGCGACTCAAATCAGCGCCTCGCCTGCGGGTTCCTCCGCGCTCTTATTGCACGCGCCGCCAAAAGCGGAAGCTGTAAACTGCAGCTTGCCGCCCTGGCAAACGCCAACACCAATCTTGCTATCGACACGCACAGATTCTCAGTCATTGAGCTCGCTAGCTTTGTCGACTTAACCCCTTGGCGTCGGTTCGGATTCACAGCCGCCAACGCAGCAATTTTAGAAGCCGTTGAAGGGTATTCCGTCATTCACATCGTCGATTTAAGCTTGACACACTGCATGCAGATTCCTACGCTTATCGATGCTATAGCTAACCGCCACGAGGTCCCTCCTCTTGTCAAGCTCACCGTGGCTACTGCCATAGACGACTTCCCGCCAACGCTTGATCTTTCTTACGAGGAATTGGGTTCGAAACTGGTTAATTTCGCGAGGTCTAAGAACGTCATGATGGAGTTTAGAGTGAGCCCTTCAAGTTACAAGGATGGGTTCGCCACGTTGATCGAAGAAATTCGTATGCAACATTTAGTATACGCAGAAAGCGGCGAGGCGCTCGTTGTTAACTGCCACATGATGCTTCATTACATTCCGGAAGAATCTTTTGAAAGCTGTTATGCTTTTGATCAAAGTTCCTCTCTCCGAACAATGTTTCTGAAAGGGCTCCGGAGTTTAGACCCCACCGTCGTCATTTTAGTAGACGAAGATGCAGATTTGACATCGAATAATATGGTGTGTAGGTTAAGGTCGGCGTTCAACTATCTATGGATACCGTACGATACTATGGACACGTTTCTTCCGCATGGGAGTAAGCAGAGGCAATGGTACGAAGCAGATATTTGCTGGAAGATTGAGAATGTCATAGCTCACGAGGGCCTTCAGAGGGTTGAGCGGCTTGAGCCGAGGAGCCGGTGGGTGCAACGAATGAGAAACGCCAATTTTCGTGGCGTCTCTTTTGGCGAGGATGCGGTGTCGGAGGTGAAGACCATGCTAGATGAGCATGCAGCTGGGTGGGGTttgaagaaggaagaggaagatCTTGTTCTCACATGGAAAGGACACAATGTTGTGTTTGCCACTGCTTGGCTGCCTGCTTGA